In Hamadaea flava, a genomic segment contains:
- the yidD gene encoding membrane protein insertion efficiency factor YidD, which produces MLALGVIAYRRWISPGLPARCRFYPSCSAYALEALAVHGALRGSWLAIRRIGRCHPFHPGGFDPVPPAAAHRRNEATGAQP; this is translated from the coding sequence GTGCTGGCGCTGGGAGTTATCGCGTACCGTCGTTGGATAAGTCCGGGCCTGCCGGCCCGCTGCCGGTTCTACCCGTCTTGCAGCGCCTACGCGCTGGAGGCGCTCGCCGTCCACGGCGCGTTACGGGGTAGCTGGCTGGCGATCCGGCGGATCGGACGGTGTCACCCCTTCCACCCTGGTGGGTTCGATCCGGTTCCGCCGGCCGCCGCCCACCGCCGTAACGAGGCGACTGGAGCGCAACCCTAA
- the rsmG gene encoding 16S rRNA (guanine(527)-N(7))-methyltransferase RsmG — translation MTHDPAAPDFSAGGVPASLEPAAIRLFGSRLDLASRYAQLLATEGVVRGLIGPREAPRIWDRHLLNCAVVAELISSGETVVDVGSGAGLPGIVLAVARSDISVTLIEPLARRTAFLTEVVEALELGNVTVHRGRAEEAAGAEADVVTARAVAPLDRLAAWCLPLARIGGRMLALKGSSAAEEIAEHQAAVTRLGGGPAVVVRCGEGLIEPPTTVVEVACIARTKSKPSKAARSGARSRR, via the coding sequence ATGACCCATGACCCCGCCGCGCCGGACTTCTCGGCCGGCGGGGTTCCTGCTTCTCTGGAACCTGCGGCCATTCGGCTGTTCGGGTCTCGCCTCGACCTCGCGTCTCGCTACGCGCAACTCCTTGCCACCGAAGGAGTTGTACGCGGACTGATCGGCCCGCGGGAGGCGCCCCGGATCTGGGATCGCCACCTCCTCAACTGTGCGGTGGTGGCCGAGTTGATTTCCTCCGGGGAAACGGTGGTTGATGTCGGCTCCGGGGCCGGTCTGCCGGGTATCGTGCTCGCAGTGGCTCGGTCCGACATTTCGGTCACCCTCATCGAGCCGCTGGCGCGACGCACCGCTTTCCTCACCGAGGTGGTGGAGGCTCTCGAACTCGGCAACGTGACCGTCCATCGAGGACGGGCTGAGGAAGCGGCCGGCGCGGAGGCGGATGTGGTGACGGCCCGAGCGGTCGCACCGCTGGATCGTCTGGCCGCATGGTGCCTTCCGCTGGCCCGAATCGGCGGTCGGATGTTGGCACTCAAGGGCTCCTCCGCCGCGGAGGAGATCGCCGAGCACCAGGCGGCGGTCACTCGTCTCGGCGGCGGTCCCGCCGTGGTCGTGCGCTGCGGTGAAGGCCTGATCGAGCCGCCGACCACCGTGGTCGAGGTGGCGTGCATCGCGCGGACGAAGTCGAAGCCGTCTAAGGCGGCACGCTCAGGGGCGCGGTCGCGGCGGTGA
- the rpmH gene encoding 50S ribosomal protein L34: MSKRTYQPNNRRRAKTHGFRLRMRTRAGRAVLSARREKGRARLAV; encoded by the coding sequence GTGAGCAAGCGCACGTACCAGCCGAACAACCGTCGGCGCGCCAAGACCCACGGCTTCCGGCTGCGCATGCGCACCCGTGCCGGCCGCGCCGTCCTGTCCGCCCGCCGGGAAAAGGGTCGCGCCCGCCTGGCCGTCTGA
- a CDS encoding ParA family protein, with amino-acid sequence MGQREAEPPRTVTGYAPAPPNPPGTRPSPSPRPVSAVPGATATNAAHVETEVPVANTYGAEETAAEPREDDPPLAMEAMRAVQILNPSGEITMPRPARPRVMCVANQKGGVGKTTTTVNLAVALALHGNRVLVVDLDPQGNASTGLNVPHHAGIPDVYDCLIENVPLADVAQPVEGIPNLHCVPATIDLAGAEIELVSVVARESRLGRAIQAYPTEFDYVFIDCPPSLGLLTVNALVAAQEVLIPIQCEYYALEGLNQLLNNINLVKAHLNPTLDVSTILLTMYDRRTRLADAVEQDVRNHFGDKVLTSVIPRNVRVSEAPSYGQSVMTYDPGSRGATSYFEAAQEIAERGAKIGVTA; translated from the coding sequence GTGGGCCAGCGCGAGGCGGAGCCACCGCGAACCGTGACGGGGTACGCCCCCGCTCCCCCGAACCCGCCCGGCACCCGTCCGAGCCCGTCTCCCCGTCCAGTCAGCGCGGTCCCCGGCGCGACCGCCACCAACGCTGCGCATGTCGAAACCGAGGTCCCCGTGGCGAACACGTACGGTGCAGAGGAAACGGCGGCCGAGCCGCGCGAGGACGACCCGCCGCTGGCGATGGAGGCTATGCGAGCCGTGCAGATTCTGAACCCGAGCGGCGAGATCACCATGCCTCGCCCGGCCCGGCCCCGTGTCATGTGTGTGGCGAACCAGAAGGGCGGCGTCGGCAAGACCACGACGACCGTGAACCTGGCGGTCGCCCTCGCGCTGCACGGCAACCGCGTACTGGTGGTCGACCTCGACCCTCAGGGCAACGCCTCAACCGGGCTGAACGTCCCCCACCACGCCGGCATCCCGGACGTCTACGACTGCCTGATTGAGAACGTGCCGCTGGCCGACGTCGCCCAGCCGGTCGAGGGCATTCCGAACCTGCACTGCGTACCGGCGACGATCGACCTGGCCGGTGCCGAGATCGAGCTCGTCTCGGTCGTCGCGCGGGAGTCCCGCCTCGGGCGGGCCATCCAGGCGTACCCGACCGAGTTCGACTACGTCTTCATCGACTGCCCGCCGTCGCTCGGCCTGCTGACGGTCAACGCTCTCGTCGCGGCGCAGGAGGTGCTGATCCCGATCCAGTGCGAGTACTACGCGCTGGAGGGTCTGAACCAGCTCCTCAACAACATCAACCTCGTGAAGGCCCACCTGAACCCGACGCTGGACGTGTCGACGATCCTGCTGACCATGTACGACCGGCGTACGCGCCTAGCGGATGCGGTCGAGCAGGACGTCCGCAACCACTTCGGGGACAAGGTGCTCACCTCGGTGATCCCCCGCAACGTGCGGGTGTCCGAGGCGCCCAGCTACGGCCAGTCGGTCATGACGTACGACCCGGGCTCCCGTGGGGCGACGAGCTACTTCGAGGCAGCCCAGGAGATCGCCGAGCGCGGCGCGAAGATCGGAGTCACCGCATGA
- a CDS encoding Jag family protein, with the protein MATTNGDSSVTETKTEALAAEEPADVAATAEAEQSSEPAGDEELFHQSEIAADYVEGLLDILDFDGDIDEMVSGGRPMVEVVGERLGALVGPRGATLEALQELTRLAVYRETGAPSRLLLDVGGYRANRKKELVAVAKNAIEKVREHGEPVQLEPMSAFERKCVHDVVNAAEGVESESEGVEPNRRIVVHPV; encoded by the coding sequence ATCGCAACAACCAACGGAGACAGCAGCGTGACCGAGACGAAGACCGAGGCGTTGGCCGCCGAAGAGCCGGCGGACGTGGCGGCGACCGCTGAGGCGGAGCAGAGTTCGGAACCGGCCGGCGACGAGGAGCTCTTCCACCAGAGCGAGATCGCGGCCGACTATGTCGAGGGTCTGCTGGACATCCTCGACTTCGACGGCGACATCGACGAGATGGTCTCGGGGGGACGCCCGATGGTCGAGGTGGTCGGCGAGCGCCTGGGCGCGCTCGTCGGACCGCGCGGCGCGACCCTGGAGGCCCTGCAGGAACTGACCCGGCTCGCGGTCTACCGCGAGACCGGGGCGCCGAGCCGGCTGCTGCTCGACGTCGGCGGCTACCGGGCCAACCGCAAGAAGGAACTCGTCGCGGTCGCCAAGAACGCGATCGAGAAGGTGCGCGAGCACGGCGAGCCGGTGCAGTTGGAGCCCATGTCGGCGTTCGAGCGCAAGTGCGTCCACGACGTGGTCAACGCGGCCGAGGGCGTCGAGAGCGAGTCGGAAGGCGTCGAGCCGAACCGCCGGATCGTCGTCCACCCGGTGTGA
- the dnaA gene encoding chromosomal replication initiator protein DnaA produces MGDLDAVWVNAVNDLADQIISPQQRAYLQLTRLRAIVEDTALLSVPDPYTRDFIESRMRPQITDALSRNLGRPIQVAVTVRPPEDDTQRAPLYMGGGYGTPAPAAPPAPRPTPVEEPRPEIQRALSYPSGAYPPVAITPPPDGEDALFAVPTQPVPREPAHDGAPESGPGRVGSPSASAPSISPAEGRGPLGGRPPAPETGGNRLNPKYMFETFVIGSSNRFAHAAAVAVAESPAKAYNPLFIYGGSGLGKTHLLHAIGHYAQQLGNARGVRYVSTEEFTNDFINSLRDDKQSAFQRRYRDVDILLIDDIQFLENRERTQEEFFHTFNTLHNANKQIVITSDRSPKQLATLEDRLRTRFEWGLLADIQPPDLETRIAILQKKAAQDRLFAPPEVLEFVASRISNSIRELEGALIRVTAYASLSRSPVSLQIAEEVLRDFIPDGTAPEITADQIMVSTADYFGVSLEDLRGHSRSRVLVNARQVAMYLCRELTAMSLPRIGSAFGGRDHTTVMHAERKIRQQMAERRSLYNQIAELTNRIKQTP; encoded by the coding sequence GTGGGAGACCTCGACGCGGTCTGGGTGAACGCCGTCAACGATCTCGCCGACCAGATCATCTCGCCGCAGCAGCGGGCGTACCTTCAGCTCACTCGGCTGCGCGCGATCGTCGAGGACACCGCGCTGCTGTCGGTGCCGGACCCGTACACCCGGGACTTCATCGAAAGCCGGATGCGCCCGCAGATCACCGACGCGCTGTCGCGGAACCTCGGCCGGCCGATACAGGTCGCCGTGACCGTCCGGCCGCCGGAGGACGACACTCAACGCGCACCGCTTTACATGGGTGGCGGCTACGGCACTCCCGCGCCCGCCGCCCCGCCGGCACCGCGCCCGACTCCGGTGGAGGAACCTCGCCCGGAGATTCAGCGGGCGCTGTCCTATCCGAGTGGGGCGTACCCGCCAGTGGCGATCACTCCGCCGCCGGACGGTGAGGACGCGTTGTTCGCCGTGCCGACTCAGCCGGTGCCGCGGGAGCCCGCCCACGACGGGGCCCCCGAGAGCGGGCCCGGTCGCGTCGGGTCACCGAGCGCGTCGGCCCCGTCCATCTCTCCGGCCGAAGGGCGCGGTCCGCTCGGCGGCCGCCCGCCCGCGCCCGAGACCGGTGGCAACAGGCTCAATCCGAAGTACATGTTCGAGACGTTCGTCATCGGCTCCTCGAACCGGTTCGCCCACGCCGCCGCGGTGGCGGTCGCCGAGTCGCCGGCGAAGGCGTACAACCCGTTGTTCATCTACGGCGGTTCCGGGCTGGGCAAGACGCACCTGTTGCACGCGATCGGCCACTACGCCCAGCAGCTGGGCAATGCCCGCGGCGTGCGCTACGTCTCGACCGAGGAGTTCACCAACGACTTCATCAACTCCCTGCGCGACGACAAGCAGAGCGCGTTCCAACGCCGCTATCGGGACGTCGACATCCTGCTGATCGACGACATCCAGTTCCTCGAGAACCGGGAGCGTACGCAGGAGGAGTTCTTCCACACCTTCAACACCCTCCACAACGCGAACAAGCAGATCGTGATCACCTCCGACCGGTCGCCGAAGCAGCTAGCCACTTTGGAGGATCGGCTGCGTACGCGGTTCGAGTGGGGCCTGCTCGCCGACATCCAGCCGCCCGACCTGGAGACGCGGATCGCGATCCTGCAGAAGAAGGCGGCCCAGGACCGGTTGTTCGCGCCGCCCGAGGTGCTGGAGTTCGTCGCGTCGCGGATCTCCAACTCGATCCGGGAACTCGAGGGCGCGCTGATCCGCGTGACGGCGTACGCCTCATTGTCCCGCTCGCCGGTGAGCCTGCAGATCGCTGAGGAGGTGCTCCGCGACTTCATCCCGGACGGCACCGCGCCGGAGATCACGGCCGACCAGATCATGGTGTCCACAGCGGACTACTTCGGGGTGAGCCTGGAGGACCTGCGCGGGCACTCCCGGTCGCGGGTGCTCGTCAACGCCCGCCAGGTCGCCATGTATCTGTGCCGGGAGCTGACGGCGATGTCGCTGCCCCGGATCGGATCGGCGTTCGGCGGGCGCGACCACACCACGGTGATGCACGCCGAGCGGAAGATCCGGCAGCAGATGGCGGAGCGGCGTTCGCTCTACAACCAGATCGCGGAGCTCACCAACCGCATCAAGCAAACGCCCTGA
- the dnaN gene encoding DNA polymerase III subunit beta, whose translation MKFRVERDALADAVAWTAKSLPSRPSVPVLAGVMLRVADGRLHVSGFDYEVSSQVDVEVQADADGAALVSGRLLAEITKALPAKPVEIAAVGSHLELVCGSARFTLPTMPVEDYPTLPELPQSAGTVDAATFAAAVAQVAIAAGRDETLPMMTGVRLELSGSTIALLATDRYRLAVREISWEPAADDVETTALVPARTLADTAKTLGPLGGSVTVALATAGAGEGMIGFAGGTRKTTSRLLDGQSYPPVRSLFPASFNAEARVPVSALVEVVKRVSLVAEKATPIRLSFTEEGLVVEAGGTEEARASEAMEATFTGEPFTIAFNPQYLIDGLGALGAATAVFGFTDAFKPAVLMPAGDDGEVVPGYRYLIMPIRVGR comes from the coding sequence ATGAAGTTCCGTGTTGAGCGCGACGCGCTTGCCGACGCCGTTGCGTGGACCGCAAAGAGCCTGCCCAGCCGGCCGTCGGTGCCGGTCCTCGCGGGTGTGATGCTGCGCGTAGCCGACGGCCGCCTGCACGTCTCCGGCTTCGACTACGAGGTGTCGAGCCAGGTCGACGTCGAGGTGCAGGCGGACGCCGACGGCGCGGCGCTGGTCTCCGGCCGGCTGCTCGCCGAGATCACCAAGGCGCTCCCGGCCAAGCCGGTGGAGATCGCCGCCGTCGGCTCGCACCTCGAACTCGTCTGCGGCAGCGCGCGGTTCACGCTGCCGACGATGCCGGTCGAGGACTACCCGACGCTGCCCGAGCTGCCGCAGAGCGCCGGCACCGTCGACGCCGCCACGTTCGCCGCCGCCGTCGCCCAGGTCGCCATCGCGGCCGGCCGGGACGAGACGCTGCCCATGATGACCGGCGTACGCCTGGAGCTGTCCGGCTCGACGATCGCGCTGCTCGCCACCGACCGGTACCGGCTCGCCGTCCGCGAGATCAGCTGGGAGCCGGCCGCCGACGACGTTGAGACCACCGCTCTCGTGCCGGCCCGGACGCTGGCCGACACCGCCAAGACGCTCGGCCCGCTGGGCGGCAGCGTGACGGTGGCACTCGCGACCGCCGGTGCGGGCGAGGGCATGATCGGTTTCGCCGGGGGCACCCGCAAGACCACGAGCCGCCTGCTCGACGGTCAGTCCTACCCGCCGGTGCGGTCGCTGTTCCCGGCGTCGTTCAACGCCGAGGCGCGGGTGCCGGTGAGCGCCCTCGTCGAGGTCGTCAAGCGGGTGTCGCTGGTCGCCGAGAAGGCCACCCCGATCCGGCTGTCGTTCACCGAGGAGGGGCTCGTCGTCGAGGCGGGCGGTACCGAGGAGGCGCGGGCGAGCGAGGCGATGGAGGCCACCTTCACCGGTGAGCCGTTCACGATCGCGTTCAACCCGCAGTACCTCATCGACGGGCTGGGCGCGCTCGGCGCGGCGACCGCCGTCTTCGGGTTCACCGACGCGTTCAAGCCCGCGGTGCTCATGCCGGCTGGCGACGACGGTGAGGTTGTGCCGGGTTACCGCTATCTGATCATGCCGATTCGGGTCGGGCGCTAG
- the rnpA gene encoding ribonuclease P protein component, with amino-acid sequence MLPAANRLRSSREFADAVRAGRRVGRGTVVVHLKTSIDQPGTVEAPGCVMSAPRAGFVVSKAVGGAVVRNKVKRRLRHLVAARLSAYPLGTTLVVRALPAAAHAPFDQLSADLDAALVAAARPRRKREGS; translated from the coding sequence ATGCTGCCGGCCGCGAATCGTCTGCGGAGCAGCCGCGAGTTCGCTGACGCCGTCCGCGCCGGTCGACGTGTCGGCCGGGGCACCGTGGTCGTCCACTTGAAGACCAGCATCGACCAGCCCGGGACCGTAGAGGCCCCGGGCTGTGTCATGTCCGCACCCCGTGCCGGTTTTGTCGTATCGAAGGCCGTCGGCGGTGCGGTTGTCCGGAACAAGGTCAAGCGTCGACTACGTCACCTTGTCGCGGCACGGCTCTCGGCGTACCCGTTGGGAACCACTCTGGTGGTGCGCGCGTTGCCCGCGGCGGCCCACGCGCCGTTCGATCAGCTGAGCGCGGATCTGGACGCCGCGCTTGTAGCCGCGGCTCGCCCGCGCCGCAAGAGGGAGGGCTCGTGA
- a CDS encoding HNH endonuclease signature motif containing protein — translation MASGSAAPAPAVPNSDVPDPMASDPGRPAPSAPPSGTPGFLVRGFVEPNSTAPDSDVADSTVLDPDVPDSTVLDPDVSNSRVRYSVEPSPTVPGCDVLDPGGLAPLAMGSGSLAPGEQVDVLVALARQAAHAQARLLQGMTIVAAQSTGVGFDSDEVAFALHLTRRGAQNQVALAQDLLARLPMAWSALDRGDICLARAKVFSDVLIAAPDEVARDVATRLLPIAVDLTAGQLRARLHKELLTADPDAARARYDRSVAERRVCLSPNDDTTACLSGIFLPPAKAAAAFERVDALARGRKRDGDTRTLDQLRADIFCDLLAGVDCGASPVARPGVVELLVPLETLTGQSEAPAHLAGYGPVIADIARQVAAQQARQEAARRHGEAAAAERGDKLGAKLGEWLATHWRYRVYDGDGQLLYAGTTRARPGSPHTGSSHVAAPRTKSPRTPLARVAGCQSEPVAPGVLRLQPLQPCPPTASDPTARFPDAATRRWVAARDNTCRAPGCTNPARTCDTDHTVDHAFGGPTTDENLGLLCRHHHRLKHEGGHRLRQIRPGHFAWESPSGRTYRTDPDPPS, via the coding sequence ATGGCGTCAGGCTCCGCCGCACCGGCTCCCGCAGTGCCGAACTCCGACGTGCCCGACCCGATGGCGTCCGATCCTGGCAGGCCGGCTCCTTCAGCGCCGCCCTCCGGCACGCCTGGCTTCCTGGTGCGGGGCTTCGTCGAGCCGAACTCCACAGCGCCGGACTCCGACGTGGCGGACTCAACGGTGCTGGACCCCGACGTGCCGGACTCAACGGTGCTGGACCCCGACGTGTCGAACTCCAGGGTGCGGTACTCCGTCGAGCCGAGCCCCACGGTGCCGGGCTGCGACGTGCTGGATCCCGGTGGGCTGGCCCCCTTGGCAATGGGCTCCGGCTCGCTCGCACCGGGGGAGCAGGTGGATGTGCTCGTCGCGCTCGCGAGGCAAGCGGCCCACGCCCAAGCTCGTCTGCTCCAGGGGATGACGATCGTCGCCGCTCAGTCGACCGGCGTCGGGTTCGACTCCGATGAGGTGGCCTTCGCCTTGCATCTCACCCGGCGCGGCGCGCAGAACCAGGTCGCCTTGGCGCAGGATCTTCTGGCTCGACTGCCGATGGCGTGGTCGGCGCTGGATCGCGGCGACATCTGCCTGGCTCGAGCGAAGGTCTTCTCCGACGTTCTCATCGCTGCACCGGATGAGGTCGCCCGCGATGTGGCTACCCGGTTGCTGCCCATCGCGGTCGACTTGACAGCCGGGCAACTCCGAGCCCGACTCCATAAGGAGTTGCTCACCGCCGACCCCGACGCCGCCCGGGCTCGCTACGACCGATCTGTCGCGGAGCGTCGAGTGTGCCTCTCGCCGAACGATGACACCACGGCGTGCCTCTCCGGAATCTTCCTACCACCGGCCAAAGCCGCGGCCGCCTTCGAGCGCGTCGACGCACTCGCCCGCGGGCGGAAGCGCGACGGCGACACGCGTACGCTCGACCAGCTGCGCGCCGACATCTTCTGTGACCTCCTCGCCGGAGTTGACTGTGGCGCAAGCCCCGTCGCCCGCCCCGGCGTCGTCGAGCTTCTTGTTCCACTGGAAACGCTGACGGGGCAATCCGAGGCCCCCGCACACCTCGCGGGCTACGGACCGGTCATCGCCGACATCGCCCGGCAGGTGGCGGCGCAGCAGGCGAGGCAGGAAGCAGCACGACGCCACGGCGAAGCCGCCGCGGCCGAACGGGGCGACAAGTTGGGCGCGAAGTTGGGGGAGTGGCTCGCCACTCATTGGCGCTACCGGGTTTACGACGGCGACGGCCAACTCCTGTACGCCGGGACTACGCGGGCTCGCCCCGGCTCGCCGCACACCGGCTCCTCACACGTCGCCGCACCGCGCACCAAATCGCCGCGTACTCCGTTGGCGCGCGTTGCGGGTTGCCAAAGCGAGCCGGTGGCGCCCGGCGTACTGCGCCTGCAACCACTCCAGCCGTGCCCGCCGACGGCGAGCGATCCAACCGCCCGTTTCCCCGATGCCGCCACGCGGCGGTGGGTCGCCGCTCGCGACAACACCTGCCGCGCGCCTGGATGCACCAATCCCGCTCGCACCTGCGATACGGACCACACGGTCGACCACGCTTTCGGCGGCCCGACGACCGACGAGAATCTCGGCCTGCTGTGCCGACATCACCACCGACTGAAACACGAAGGCGGGCACCGGTTACGTCAGATCCGGCCGGGCCATTTCGCATGGGAGAGCCCCAGCGGCCGGACCTACCGAACGGATCCCGATCCGCCGTCGTGA
- the gnd gene encoding phosphogluconate dehydrogenase (NAD(+)-dependent, decarboxylating): MQLGLIGLGKMGGNMRDRLREAGHEVVGFDRNPDLSDAASLEELVGKLQAPRAIWVMVPAGVTEATIDALGALLGEGDIVIDGGNSRFSDDGPRAEKLAESGIGYIDAGVSGGVWGKQNGYALMVGGSDADVARLMPIFESLKPAGEFGFVHAGPVGAGHYAKMVHNGIEYGLMHAYAEGFELLEKSELVQNVPGVFRSWREGTVVRSWLLDLMDNALTADPHLDELKGYAEDTGEGRWTVEEAIRLAVPMHVIAASLFARFASRQDDSPAMKAIAALRNQFGGHAVTKS, encoded by the coding sequence ATGCAACTCGGACTCATCGGCCTCGGCAAGATGGGCGGCAACATGCGGGACCGCCTGCGCGAGGCCGGCCATGAGGTCGTCGGCTTCGACCGCAACCCCGACCTGTCGGACGCGGCGAGCCTGGAAGAGCTGGTCGGCAAGTTGCAGGCGCCGCGCGCGATCTGGGTGATGGTGCCCGCCGGTGTCACCGAGGCCACCATCGACGCCCTGGGCGCGCTGTTGGGCGAGGGCGACATCGTCATCGACGGTGGGAACTCCCGGTTCTCCGACGACGGTCCCCGGGCCGAGAAGCTCGCCGAGTCCGGCATCGGCTACATCGACGCCGGGGTCTCCGGCGGCGTCTGGGGCAAGCAGAACGGCTACGCACTCATGGTCGGCGGTTCCGACGCCGACGTCGCCCGGCTCATGCCGATCTTCGAGTCGCTGAAGCCGGCCGGCGAGTTCGGCTTCGTGCACGCCGGCCCGGTCGGCGCCGGTCACTACGCCAAGATGGTGCACAACGGCATCGAATACGGCCTCATGCACGCGTACGCCGAGGGCTTCGAGCTGCTGGAGAAGTCGGAGCTGGTGCAGAACGTGCCCGGCGTGTTCCGGTCGTGGCGGGAAGGCACCGTCGTCCGCTCCTGGCTGCTGGACCTGATGGACAACGCGCTGACCGCCGATCCGCACCTGGACGAGCTGAAGGGCTACGCCGAGGACACCGGCGAAGGTCGCTGGACGGTCGAGGAGGCCATCCGTCTCGCGGTGCCGATGCACGTCATCGCCGCTTCGCTGTTCGCCCGGTTCGCCTCGCGGCAGGACGACTCGCCGGCGATGAAGGCGATCGCGGCGCTGCGCAACCAGTTCGGCGGGCACGCCGTCACCAAGAGCTAG
- a CDS encoding ParB/RepB/Spo0J family partition protein, with protein sequence MSAAARPKGGLGRGLGALIPTGPAPAAAPEEPAPAAPRQSTPAAEVVPPTAPPAPTAPDSRELAPVPGARFAEISVDSIVPNPKQPRTVFDEEALEELKISIQEVGFLQPIVVRDLGADKYELVMGERRWRAAQAVGKDLIPAIIRDTRDDDMLRDALLENIHRAQLNPLEEAAAYQQLLEEFGATHEELARRIGRSRPQISNTIRLLNLPAPVQRRVAAGVLSAGHARALLGLDDSGRQEELATRIVAEGLSVRAVEELVTLALSDGTPAEKSPAARRTKPHAPALTDLADRLSNRFDTRVKVDIGRSKGKITIEFATVDDLERIVGIIGVDRQE encoded by the coding sequence ATGAGTGCCGCTGCACGGCCGAAGGGCGGGCTGGGGCGTGGCCTCGGCGCGCTGATCCCGACCGGACCGGCGCCCGCCGCCGCACCTGAGGAGCCGGCGCCCGCCGCGCCCCGGCAGAGTACGCCGGCGGCCGAAGTCGTGCCGCCCACCGCTCCCCCGGCCCCCACCGCACCCGATTCGCGTGAGCTGGCTCCCGTTCCGGGCGCACGGTTCGCCGAGATCTCGGTCGACTCGATCGTCCCCAACCCGAAGCAGCCCCGAACCGTCTTCGACGAGGAAGCGCTGGAGGAGCTGAAGATCTCCATCCAGGAGGTCGGCTTCCTTCAGCCGATCGTGGTCCGCGACCTCGGTGCGGACAAGTACGAACTCGTCATGGGTGAGCGCCGTTGGCGCGCCGCCCAGGCGGTCGGCAAGGATCTCATCCCGGCGATCATCCGGGACACCCGGGACGACGACATGCTCCGGGACGCCCTCCTGGAGAACATCCACCGGGCGCAGCTGAACCCGCTCGAAGAGGCAGCCGCGTACCAGCAGCTGCTGGAGGAGTTCGGGGCGACACATGAAGAACTCGCGCGCCGGATCGGCCGCAGCCGGCCGCAGATCTCGAACACCATCCGGCTACTGAACCTGCCGGCGCCGGTGCAGCGTCGGGTGGCGGCGGGCGTACTAAGCGCGGGCCACGCCCGGGCGCTCCTGGGGCTGGACGACTCGGGGAGGCAGGAGGAGCTGGCGACCCGCATCGTCGCCGAAGGTCTTTCTGTCCGGGCGGTCGAAGAACTCGTCACGCTCGCGCTGTCCGACGGTACGCCAGCCGAGAAGTCCCCCGCCGCCCGCCGGACCAAGCCGCACGCGCCGGCCCTGACGGATCTGGCCGACCGCCTCTCCAACCGGTTCGACACCCGGGTGAAGGTCGACATCGGCCGCTCCAAGGGGAAGATCACGATCGAGTTCGCGACGGTGGACGACCTGGAGCGCATCGTCGGCATCATCGGCGTGGACCGCCAGGAGTAA
- the yidC gene encoding membrane protein insertase YidC has protein sequence MLDPIYYAVSWVMLAWHWVFDEIGVGEWLSTNWDWVLSIVFLVLTVRGILFPLFVKQIRSQRAMQAIQPKMKALQEKHKGDRETLQKEMMELYRTEKANPLMGCLPLLIQMPIFLGVFHVIRRLDSGQHNPTLYGWSETLFHSASDAELFGVSIGATLRNGGLATVLCVIFGVIMIATTYLTSRQMILKTGWSEDPQQRMVQRLMLYGIPLTMIISVSAFPLGLILYWTTTNIFSLGQQFWVLKKYPPLVNGKPVEPKPKAKKGEDVELIEAQRKALAPKVGAKPTNPKKGGSKPKVG, from the coding sequence ATGCTTGATCCGATCTACTACGCGGTGTCGTGGGTCATGCTCGCCTGGCACTGGGTCTTCGACGAGATCGGCGTCGGCGAGTGGCTGTCGACCAACTGGGACTGGGTCCTCTCGATCGTCTTCCTGGTGCTCACCGTCCGAGGCATCCTCTTCCCGCTCTTCGTCAAGCAGATCCGTTCTCAGCGCGCCATGCAGGCGATCCAGCCGAAGATGAAGGCGCTGCAGGAGAAGCACAAGGGTGACCGGGAGACGCTCCAGAAAGAGATGATGGAGCTCTACCGCACCGAGAAGGCCAACCCGCTGATGGGTTGCCTCCCGCTGCTGATTCAGATGCCCATCTTCCTCGGCGTCTTCCACGTCATCCGGCGACTCGACAGCGGCCAGCACAACCCCACGCTCTACGGGTGGAGCGAGACGCTCTTCCACAGCGCGAGCGACGCCGAGCTCTTCGGCGTCTCGATCGGCGCGACGCTGCGCAACGGCGGCCTGGCCACGGTTCTCTGTGTGATCTTCGGCGTCATCATGATCGCGACCACCTACCTCACCAGCCGCCAGATGATCCTGAAGACCGGCTGGAGCGAGGACCCCCAGCAGCGCATGGTCCAGCGGCTGATGCTCTACGGCATCCCGCTGACGATGATCATTTCGGTGTCGGCCTTCCCCCTCGGTTTGATCCTGTACTGGACGACGACCAACATCTTCTCGCTGGGCCAGCAGTTCTGGGTGCTGAAGAAGTACCCGCCGCTGGTGAACGGGAAGCCGGTCGAGCCCAAGCCCAAGGCGAAGAAGGGCGAGGACGTCGAGCTGATCGAGGCCCAGCGCAAGGCGCTGGCGCCCAAGGTCGGCGCGAAGCCGACGAACCCGAAGAAGGGCGGCTCGAAGCCGAAGGTCGGCTGA